In Bradyrhizobium sp. WD16, the genomic stretch TAGGTCGGCTTAAAGCATGATCGTTCGGCAATTCATCAGTTGGGTACGGACCGCTCCCGCAGGGGAGCGGGCGGAGGCGACCCGGGCGCTGGCCCGCGCCTATCTGATCTCAGACCTGTCGGAGGACGATCGCGCCGCGGCCGAAGGTGCGCTCCTGATGCAACTCGACGATCCGTCGCCGCTGGTGCGCAGGGCCATGGCCGAGGTCTTCGCCGGCAGCATCGCGGCGCCGCCGGCGATCGTCCAGGCGTTGGCGCTGGATCAGGTGACCGTCGCGCTGCTGGTTCTGGAGTCCTCCCCGCTGCTCATCGACGCCGATTTGGTGGACCTCGTCGCCATCGGTGATCGTGACGTCCAGTGCGCCATCGCCCGCCGCGCCGCGCTGCCGGCGTCGATCTGCGCCGCGATCGCCGAGGTCGGTCACGCCGCCGCCGCGCTCGAACTCGTTGAAAACGCCACGGCGGCTCTTCCGGCTTTCTCGCTGGGGCGGATCGTCGAGCGCCACGGCCATCTCGCCGCGCTGCGCGAGGCGCTGCTTGCCCGCGAGGATCTGCCTTCGGCGCTGCGTCTGTCGCTGGTGGCGAAGCTGTCGGAGACGCTCGTGCAGTTCGTCGCCGGTCGCAACTGGCTCTCCGCCGATCGCGCCGCACGCCTGGCCACCGAGGCCGCCGAGCGCTCGACCGTCTCCATCGCTGCCGGGTCCCGCGGCGAAGATCTCGCGGCGCTGGTCGGCCACCTGCGCATCACCGGACAACTGACCGCCGGCCTGATCCTGCGGGCGCTGTTGTCGGGCAATGTCGATCTTTTCGAGGCCGCGGTTGTCGAACTCACCGGACTGCCGCCGCAACGCGTCGCGGGGCTGTCGCAGGACGGCGGCAGCGCCGCCGTCACCGCGCTGCTCAGCCGGGCGGGGTTGCCGGCTTCGACCTTTGCCGCCTTCCGCGCCGCGCTCGATGCGGTGCGCGAGATCGGCTTTGTCGGCAGCATCGAGGGGCGCGGCCGGTTGCACCGGCGCATGGTCGAACGTGTACTCACGGCCTGCGCCGACGATGCTGAGGCGACCGCACCGCTAATGGTGCTGCTCCGCCGCTTCTCGACGGAATCGGCCCGCGAGGAGGCGCGTCTGTTCTGTGATGAACTCGCCGCCGTCGACGACGATCCCTTCGCGCTGATCGCCGCCTGAGGCGGCTGTCCTGCATGCAATGATGTGTGGCGCGTGCCTCGCCGGAACGGGGCGGGCGGCGTCGCTCAGTCGCTTGGGACGATGCTTGGCGCGAGAATGGCTTCGAGGTGTTCGGGGCGGTCCTGATTGGCAGCTACCAGATACTTGTCGGCCATGGTGCGAAGCCTGCGGCTGAGTTCGCTCGCCACTCCCATACGGTCGATCCGGGCGTGCTCGCGCACGATCGCAAGGATCGACGAGACGTGGTTTTCGATCAGGTTCGGCGGCACCTTGGTGAGCTCCGGGGCGTGCTCGATCAGCCGGCAAAGGCTCTCGGCGGCCGCCGCGGCCATCGGATAACCGAATGTCGCGGCGTGGCCCTTGACGTCGTGGGCGGCGCGAAACAGTTCGTCGCGGGTCTTGGCGGTCACGCCATCGCGCACCAGTGCCGCATGCGAGGCGGCGAGGCGGTCGCATTCCACCGCCATCCAGCCCTTGAATTCGCTGGAAAGTTCGGCAAGCGCGCGCTCGGCGCGGGCGATCGGATCGTCATGCTCGCCGTCGTCGAGCGGGCGCAGCGCGTCGCGCAGCGGGTTCGGCTGGGTGATGATTTGATGCTGCGCATAGGTCTCGACCTTGATCTCGGCCGGCTTGGTCTTCCTGGTCCTCGCCATGGTGAAGTCCTCTGCTGACCGATCAGCTCGTCACCCGCGCCTTGTCGAGGAGCGCGGGCTGCTGGATGATCTCGGCCTTGCCGCTGCCGCGGCGTTCGGGGCCGATATAGGCCTGGGTGGTGTTGCGGCGCCGATCCGGGCCGAAATAATTCTTGGTGCGGATGAAGGGGCGCGGATGCGCCACCACGCTGAGGATGCGCTGATAGAGCGCCTTTGCGGAGATCGGCTTTGCCAGGAATTCCGTGACGCCGGCATCGCGCGCTACCATCACCCGGCGCTTCTCGGAATGTCCGGTGAGCATGATGATCGGCACGTAGGGATTGCCGATACCCTCGGGCTGGCGAATGATCTGGGTCAGCTCGAGGCCATCGAAGATCGGCATCGCCCAGTCGCAGATCAGGATGTCCGGCACCGAATGGCTGAACATCTCGAGGGCGGTGGCGCCGTCCTCGGCCTCATAGACTTCGCGGGCCCCGAAGGAGTGCAGCAGCGTGCGCAGGATGCGACGCATATGCGGGTTGTCGTCGCAGATCAGGAAGCGCAGCTTGTTGAAGTCGATGCGAAACATGGCGCGGCTCGCGGCGGCCCGGGACGGCAGATATACCCGACGTTAACTATAGGTGGCGGGGGCTTAACGATTGGTTGAGGGACCGCAGCCGTTGCAGCGGTCAATTCCCTTGCCGTACTGTCTTGCGGCGAGTCCGTATTCCGCCGGGCGCTCGCTTGTGCCCGGCCTCAATAGCTGAACTGCTCGCGTAGGATGCGTTCCTCGAGGCTGTGGCCGGGATCGAACAGCATGCGCATGGAAATGGTCCGGTCGGAGATGATCTCGACACGGCTGACATCGCGGGCCTCGTCGTGGTCGGCGACGGCAGCCACCGGGCGCTTGTCGGCTTCCAGGATCTCGATCACGACGAAGGCGGTGTTGGGCAACAGCGCGCCGCGCCAGCGCCGGGGACGGAAGGCGCTGATCGGGGTCAGCGCCAGCAGTTGGGCGTTGATCGGCAGGATAGGGCCCTGGGCCGAGAGGTTGTAGGCGGTGGAGCCGGCCGGGGTGGCCACCAGCACCCCGTCAGCCACCAGTTCGGGCATGCGCTCGTGCTCGTCGATCAGGATCCGCAGTCGGGCCGCCTGGTGGGTCTGTCGGAACAGCGCCACTTCGTTGATCGCATGATGAATGTGCACCCTGCCGTGAACGTCGGTGGCGCGCATCAGCAGCGGGTGGATCAGCGTTTCGCGGGCGGCGTCAAGTCGTGTGCCGAGATTGTGGGTCGAGAATTCATTCATCAGGAAGCCGACGGTGCCGCGATGCATGCCGTAGATCGGCTTGCCTGAGCGCATCTCGCGATGCAGCGTCTGCAGCATCAGGCCGTCGCCGCCCAAGGCGACCACCACATCGGATTCCGACACCGGATGATTGCCGTAGATTTCGCTGAGATGCACGAGTGCCTGCTGGGCCTCGTCGCTCTGGCTCGCCACGAAGGCGACCTTGGGATACTTGGTCGAGACCGAGACGGACATCGAGGTGACTTCGTGGCCCGAGGGACGAGTTGGCGTCGCCAAGGCGGCGGGCGCGCAGCCCCGACCCTCTATACGTCGGCTGCGGCGTTGTCGAGGCAGGCCGGGTGGCCAAAGCTGGTCCCGGTTTAAAGCCGGCCTGTCGGCGCCTGGACAGGCATCACTGCGGGGCCATGACATGCCGGCTCGCCGGCCGCCCAACATTGCCGAAACGTCATCCAGGTGAACGAACCCTGTCCGCACGCGTCAGGTCGGGTTCACCGCCAGCCCCCTAATCTCGATCCGACGATCACGAAGTCGACCATACCGGCCGCCGACGTGATCGAATGACAGGAGAATTCCATGCTCAAGAGTTTGTCTGCCGCCCTGGTCGCCACCTCGGTCATCGCCGCTCCGGCCTTCGCCGCCGAGACTTCGGTCAAGACCGAGAAGGCGCCGGCCGCGACGGTGACCCAGACCGCCGCGCCCAAGGCACACGATTCCAAGGCAGTCGATTCCAAG encodes the following:
- a CDS encoding DUF2336 domain-containing protein, whose product is MIVRQFISWVRTAPAGERAEATRALARAYLISDLSEDDRAAAEGALLMQLDDPSPLVRRAMAEVFAGSIAAPPAIVQALALDQVTVALLVLESSPLLIDADLVDLVAIGDRDVQCAIARRAALPASICAAIAEVGHAAAALELVENATAALPAFSLGRIVERHGHLAALREALLAREDLPSALRLSLVAKLSETLVQFVAGRNWLSADRAARLATEAAERSTVSIAAGSRGEDLAALVGHLRITGQLTAGLILRALLSGNVDLFEAAVVELTGLPPQRVAGLSQDGGSAAVTALLSRAGLPASTFAAFRAALDAVREIGFVGSIEGRGRLHRRMVERVLTACADDAEATAPLMVLLRRFSTESAREEARLFCDELAAVDDDPFALIAA
- a CDS encoding response regulator, with the protein product MFRIDFNKLRFLICDDNPHMRRILRTLLHSFGAREVYEAEDGATALEMFSHSVPDILICDWAMPIFDGLELTQIIRQPEGIGNPYVPIIMLTGHSEKRRVMVARDAGVTEFLAKPISAKALYQRILSVVAHPRPFIRTKNYFGPDRRRNTTQAYIGPERRGSGKAEIIQQPALLDKARVTS
- a CDS encoding NAD kinase, which codes for MSVSVSTKYPKVAFVASQSDEAQQALVHLSEIYGNHPVSESDVVVALGGDGLMLQTLHREMRSGKPIYGMHRGTVGFLMNEFSTHNLGTRLDAARETLIHPLLMRATDVHGRVHIHHAINEVALFRQTHQAARLRILIDEHERMPELVADGVLVATPAGSTAYNLSAQGPILPINAQLLALTPISAFRPRRWRGALLPNTAFVVIEILEADKRPVAAVADHDEARDVSRVEIISDRTISMRMLFDPGHSLEERILREQFSY
- a CDS encoding Hpt domain-containing protein; this encodes MARTRKTKPAEIKVETYAQHQIITQPNPLRDALRPLDDGEHDDPIARAERALAELSSEFKGWMAVECDRLAASHAALVRDGVTAKTRDELFRAAHDVKGHAATFGYPMAAAAAESLCRLIEHAPELTKVPPNLIENHVSSILAIVREHARIDRMGVASELSRRLRTMADKYLVAANQDRPEHLEAILAPSIVPSD